Proteins from one Syngnathus scovelli strain Florida chromosome 9, RoL_Ssco_1.2, whole genome shotgun sequence genomic window:
- the LOC125975625 gene encoding glutamate receptor ionotropic, NMDA 2D isoform X1 gives MVAIPTLSLLLVLAEWRGPADASPHLLLRPSPREREAGAMMNFNIAVIHAGATVQAEAALAGLAGRALYPGFGRVYGSLGESVVTQWGSANVIWLQVNDSSPKTVLSQLCELLAARPLQGLVYEEERPPRTAWGPLAPMLEFVSAQTGLPIVAVGGGAGLGRMPQESGSIFLQFSSSTALQLEVIFEVLEEYDWTAFSVVSTRHHGYQEFLSVVEGLTDGSFIGWEKKSVVVLNVTDDPGGARTRRLLKENEAQVRLLYCSQEEAELVFRAAWAAGQAGASHMWFAVGPALSGLGMESLPRALFAVRPQGWKDEPRRRIARGVSVLTHGAVAMRKDYGTTGGPNFVTNCATDANQTQRMRGRMRYFSNITLGGRDYSFDADGYLANPFLDVISWTPGTGWEDVGSWENGVLRLRYPAWSRYGPFLKPPDDAQHLHVVTLEERPFVIVELADAASGTCIRDSVPCRRPLNVSANHEGAAPVKQCCKGFCIDILKRLAKIVGFTYDLYLVTNGKHGKKIDGVWNGMIGEVVYKRADMAIGSLTINEERSEVVDFSVPFVETGISVMVSRSNGTVSPSAFLEPYSPAVWVMMFVMCLTVVAVTVFIFEFFSPVGYNRSLQNGKKAGGSTFTIGKSVWLLWAIVFNNSVPVENPRGTTSKIMVLIWAFFAVIFLASYTANLAAFMIQEEYIDTVSGLSDKKFQHPEEQYPPLKFGTVPNGSTEKNIRSNYPDMHQYMGKYNQRGVEDAILNLKTGKLDAFIYDAAVLNYMARKDEGCKVMTIGSGKVFATTGYGIALHKNSRWKRPLDLALLQLVGDDEIEMLERLWLSGICHNDKIEVMSSKLDIDNMAGVFYMLLVAMGLSLLVFAWEHLVYWKLRHCMATSSGKLDFLLAISRGMYSCCSFEDETAPGGAKSLTSHHHTAMVPVPSQAHVISTSMTSPAIVIAQQQQQQQTPQQQAQSVYKTPLPGSPPTVVRSGTAVGPSSTPIAGAPLPCSTFLPRPDRRLAVVDRWRLPKSATAANPRAVRGGIPDMGPFAQKVPANWGSSAGGAGGLDAYKRYYGPIDPEGLGPCMEQQAGSQTPKTLPRGHPQPPPASVAFYSEKGMDHGVGKRAVGGGSGGQGKVAVKPLGTPRLPPKSQAPLPPTPPLPQPSPPLPSSFWRRRRPKKPKEPGGPLYENILPLGRRVEARDGVREGGGRRARPLSPPLSLPVPVPLSPSYTPPSPSASLHYTSTSSSSTTSSTSTSSSASSSRSSSPTYSYSSSRSTRDRARGLDEEEDDDDEELTEESSLLLGRGRERERSVVRPRSSSHGRPPPPVPPRKPRASWGDRERERERGGSQLSQLQEWWASWSEREKSGAGADAERQKREKKRRKEKEKKKKKKSKKRKKREERERERERERKRRKVKKKKKKALKTKKRKKSTGGKRSEPEDGDVEPEREAEAEGEREAGIQDYSSFSAQYRNTFGEKRRDSWEGERERAGRDAGEEANDREGEDSGRSRERPSKPSHPHSRRRTPSKRYPNLNKLPASVKFWVNGRGDDSNTPPTSLHPFLPSGKRRRSGGVDREEGARGGERRPLLMPYEKEKSQTREGLSLQEWDSDDDDDDDDDEEEEDRERVRERAGERGRRAGRGALSETDRLDRRAEDSYSDEGSSGEFGRFERYWEGGGGNSSGVGGIGGGGWFFGTYPSRERGGSINSRDDSLLGTRAEGWIGTDFWSSGTGVGWESGGGSGGLGSQWPPPPSAFPPPRRYWSMDKIPIKGEKKWKSGGRKSKRQARNRGEEARRATMCSCSLYPHPHPYPHPHSRSHASHSKRSPASLSHSQEELLPHCHSFSGGSRPKPLPSKSDPGQAKSGSQLNLSTQPSELAPQPPPSPPQQPSLSPTSLPMPIPPPPSSSSVPPPAGVGMAGPSQIQASASAKLQYQRLRSVPQPRRFYSPHLPLKAKSLCSRRGSAHFSSLESEV, from the exons ATGGTGGCcataccgactctctctctcctcctggTGCTGGCGGAGTGGAGAGGCCCGGCGGACGCCTCCCCGCATCTGCTGCTGCGGCCCAGCCCGCGGGAGCGCGAGGCGGGGGCAATGATGAACTTCAACATCGCCGTCATCCACGCTGGCGCCACCGTGCAAGCCGAGGCGGCCCTGGCCGGGCTGGCGGGACGGGCGCTGTACCCCGGCTTTGGCCGGGTGTACGGCTCCCTGGGGGAGAGCGTGGTCACCCAGTGGGGCTCCGCCAACGTCATCTGGCTACAG GTGAACGACAGCAGCCCTAAGACGGTGCTGTCCCAGCTGTGTGAGCTGCTGGCTGCGCGGCCCCTACAGGGTCTGGTCTATGAAGAGGAGAGGCCCCCGCGCACGGCCTGGGGTCCGCTGGCCCCCATGCTGGAGTTTGTGTCGGCGCAAACGGGACTGCCCATAGTGGCTGTAGGAGGGGGAGCGGGGCTGGGGAGGATGCCACAG GAATCGGGTTCCATCTTTCTCCAGTTCAGCTCCTCCACGGCCCTCCAACTGGAGGTCATATTTGAGGTGTTGGAGGAATACGACTGGACCGCCTTCTCCGTGGTGTCCACACGTCATCACGGTTACCAGGAGTTCCTGTCAGTGGTGGAGGGTCTGACGGACGGCTCGTTCATCGGCTGGGAGAAGAAGAGCGTGGTCGTCCTGAACGTGACAGACGACCCCGGCGGGGCGCGCACGCGCAGGCTGCTGAAGGAGAACGAGGCGCAG GTCCGCCTGCTGTACTGCTCCCAGGAGGAGGCCGAGTTGGTCTTTCGAGCGGCCTGGGCGGCGGGTCAGGCCGGCGCCTCGCACATGTGGTTTGCTGTGGGCCCGGCGCTCTCAGGTTTAGGCATGGAGAGCCTGCCCAGGGCTCTCTTTGCCGTGCGGCCGCAGGGATGGAAGGACGAACCCCGCCGGAGGATCGCCCGAGGCGTGTCGGTGCTGACGCACGGCGCCGTGGCCATGCGCAAGGATTACGGGACCACGGGCGGGCCCAATTTTGTCACCAATTGCGCAACGGATGCCAATCAGACCCAGAGAATGCGGGGCAGGATGAG GTACTTCAGCAACATCACTCTGGGTGGCCGAGATTACTCCTTCGACGCTGACGGATATCTGGCCAACCCCTTCCTGGATGTCATTTCCTGGACACCTGGGACTGGATGGGAAGAT GTAGGCTCGTGGGAGAACGGCGTCCTGAGACTGCGCTACCCGGCATGGTCCCGCTACGGGCCTTTCCTCAAACCTCCGGATGACGCACAGCACCTGCACGTGGTCACGCTGGAGGAACGTCCGTTCGTCATTGTGGAGCTGGCCGACGCGGCGTCCGGAACTTGCATCCGAGACTCTGTGCCCTGCCGGCGGCCCCTCAATGTCAG TGCCAATCACGAGGGAGCGGCTCCCGTCAAGCAATGCTGCAAGGGCTTCTGCATCGACATCCTCAAGAGATTGGCCAAGATCGTCGGCTTCACCTACGACCTTTACCTCGTGACCAACGGGAAGCACGGCAAGAAAATTGATGGCGTTTGGAACGGCATGATCGGAGAG GTGGTGTACAAACGGGCGGACATGGCCATTGGCTCTCTGACTATCAACGAGGAGAGGTCCGAGGTTGTGGATTTCTCCGTCCCTTTTGTGGAAACGGGGATCAGTGTCATGGTCTCCCGTAGCAACGGAACTGTATCACCATCTGCTTTCCTAG AGCCGTACAGCCCAGCAGTGTGGGTGATGATGTTCGTCATGTGCCTGACCGTAGTGGCTGTGACTGTCTTCATCTTTGAGTTCTTCAGTCCCGTGGGCTACAACCGCAGTCTCCAAAATGGCAAGA aggccggaggctCGACTTTCACCATCGGAAAATCTGTGTGGCTTTTATGGGCCATTGTCTTCAATAACTCGGTGCCGGTGGAGAACCCCAGAGGAACGACGAGCAAGATCATGGTGCTGATCTGGGCCTTTTTCGCTGTCATCTTCTTGGCCTCGTACACCGCCAACCTGGCGGCCTTCATGATCCAGGAGGAGTACATCGACACCGTGTCGGGGCTCTCGGACAAGAAG TTTCAGCATCCCGAGGAGCAGTACCCACCACTGAAGTTTGGCACCGTGCCCAACGGCAGCACGGAAAAAAACATCCGCTCCAACTACCCGGACATGCACCAGTACATGGGCAAATACAACCAGAGAGGAGTGGAAGACGCCATTCTCAACCTCAAGACCGG GAAACTGGATGCTTTTATTTACGATGCTGCGGTATTGAACTACATGGCCAGGAAGGACGAAGGTTGTAAG GTGATGACCATAGGCTCGGGGAAGGTTTTTGCCACCACAGGCTACGGTATCGCCCTGCACAAAAATTCACGCTGGAAACGTCCTCTTGACCTGGCCCTTCTGCAGCTGGTGGGAGATG ATGAAATTGAAATGCTGGAGCGCCTTTGGCTGTCAGGTATCTGCCATAATGACAAAATTGAGGTGATGAGCAGTAAGCTAGATATTGACAACATGGCTGGGGTCTTCTACATGCTTTTGGTGGCTATGGGCCTCAGCCTACTGGTGTTTGCCTGGGAGCACTTGGTCTACTGGAAGTTGCGCCATTGCATGGCCACCAGCTCAGGCAAACTGGATTTCCTTCTAGCCATCAGCAGG GGCATGTATAGCTGCTGTAGCTTTGAAGATGAAACCGCACCAGGGGGTGCTAAATCATTGACTTCTCATCACCATACGGCGATGGTTCCTGTCCCATCCCAAGCGCACGTTATTTCGACGTCAATGACCAGCCCGGCTATTGTCAtagcccagcagcagcagcagcagcaaacgcCTCAGCAGCAAGCGCAGTCAGTGTACAAGACACCTCTACCTGGCTCTCCTCCCACCGTGGTGCGTTCAGGAACAGCAGTGGGTCCTTCCAGCACCCCCATTGCCGGCGCACCCCTCCCTTGCTCCACCTTCCTGCCCCGGCCAGATCGCAGACTGGCTGTGGTGGATCGCTGGAGACTGCCCAAATCTGCGACAGCCGCCAACCCTCGGGCTGTAAGGGGGGGCATTCCTGACATGGGACCCTttgctcaaaaagtcccggcaaACTGGGGCTCGTCTGCTGGAGGAGCTGGGGGACTTGATGCTTATAAGAGATACTATGGTCCCATTGACCCTGAGGGACTGGGGCCCTGCATGGAGCAGCAGGCAGGGTCCCAGACCCCCAAGACTCTGCCAAGGGGCCACCCCCAgccccctccagccagtgtggcCTTCTACTCAGAGAAGGGCATGGACCACGGGGTAGGGAAGAGGGCGGTAGGTGGTGGCAGCGGAGGTCAGGGGAAAGTGGCTGTTAAACCTCTCGGAACCCCGAGACTGCCTCCCAAGAGTCAAGCCCCTCTGCCTCCTACACCCCCACTGCCACAGCcctccccccctctcccctcATCCTTTTGGAGAAGGCGAAGGCCCAAGAAGCCCAAAGAACCCGGAGGGCCGCTGTATGAGAACATTCTGCCGCTGGGGCGGAGGGTAGAGGCACGAGAtggagtgagggagggaggaggaaggagggCACGCCCCCTTTCTCCCCCACTCTCACTTCCTGTGCCAGTACCCCTCAGCCCCTCCTACACCCCTCCCTCGCCTTCGGCGTCCTTGCACTATACGTCCACGTCATCTTCGTCCACGACGTCGTCCACGTCCACATCCTCGTCTGCTTCCTCGTCTCGTTCCAGCTCCCCTACATACTCATACAGCTCCTCCAGGAGCACCCGGGATAGAGCCCGAGGCCTtgacgaagaggaggatgacgacgacgaggagCTGACGGAAGAGTCGAGCCTTCTCCTCGGGAGGGGGCGAGAGAGGGAACGCTCGGTCGTTCGGCCCCGCTCGTCCAGCCACGGGCGCCCGCCTCCGCCCGTACCCCCCAGGAAACCACGTGCATCCTGGGGCGACAGAGAACGTGAACGAGAGAGAGGGGGCAGCCAACTGTCTCAACTTCAAGAGTGGTGGGCGAGctggagcgagagagaaaagagCGGAGCTGGGGCAGATGCTGAGAGGCAAAAACGGgagaagaagagaagaaaagagaaagagaagaagaaaaagaaaaagagcaaaaagagaaagaagaggGAAGAAAGGGAAAGAGAACGCGAGCGAGAAAGGAAAAGGCGGAAagtgaaaaagaagaagaaaaaggcacTCAAGACCAAGAAAAGGAAGAAATCTACTGGCGGGAAAAGATCAGAGCCAGAAGACGGCGATGTAGAGCCAGAGAGGGAAGCAGAGGCGGAAGGAGAGAGGGAAGCGGGAATACAGGACTACTCTTCCTTCTCTGCCCAGTATCGGAATACCTTCGGGGAGAAGCGGCGGGATTCGTGGGAAGGAGAGCGGGAGAGAGCGGGAAGGGATGCAGGAGAGGAGGCCAATGACAGGGAAGGGGAGGACAGTGGGAGAAGTAGAGAAAGGCCATCCAAACCATCCCATCCTCATTCCAGACGTCGCACCCCCAGTAAGCGCTACCCTAACCTGAACAAACTCCCAGCCTCGGTCAAATTTTGGGTGAACGGAAGGGGGGATGACTCAAATACTCCCCCCACGTCCCTGCACCCCTTCCTCCCGTCCGGGAAGCGACGAAGAAGTGGAGGCGTAGATAGGGAGGAGGGCGCTAGGGGAGGAGAGAGGCGTCCCTTATTGATGCCTTATGAAAAGGAGAAGTCGCAGACCAGAGAGGGGCTTTCCCTGCAAGAGTGGGACtcagatgatgatgacgatgatgacgatgatgaggaagaggaggacaggGAAAGAGTTAGGGAAAGGGCAGGCGAGAGGGGGCGGAGGGCCGGTCGGGGAGcgctgtctgaaacggataggtTGGACAGAAGGGCGGAGGACAGTTACTCGGATGAAGGTTCATCAGGCGAGTTTGGACGTTTTGAAAGGTACTGGGAGGgaggcgggggcaacagctccgGGGTAGGGGGGATAGGCGGCGGAGGGTGGTTCTTCGGCACGTACCCCTCCAGAGAGAGGGGAGGCAGCATCAATAGTCGGGATGATTCGTTGCTTGGAACGCGAGCAGAGGGATGGATTGGCACTGATTTCTGGAGCTCGGGCACAGGTGTAGGTTGGGAATCGGGGGGAGGGAGCGGGGGACTGGGCTCGCAGTGGCCACCGCCGCCCTCGGCTTTCCCTCCGCCGAGGAGATACTGGTCTATGGACAAGATCCCGATTAAAGGTGAGAAAAAGTGGAAGTCTGGAGGTAGGAAAAGTAAGAGGCAAGCGAGGAACAGAGGGGAAGAAGCTCGAAGGGCCACCATGTGTTCTTGTAGCCTTTACCCGCATCCGCATCCATACCCGCATCCGCACAGTCGCTCACACGCCTCTCATTCCAAAAGGTCACCCGCCTCACTGTCGCATAGCCAGGAAGAGCTTCTCCCCCATTGTCACAGTTTCAGCGGGGGCTCGCGACCCAAACCCCTTCCCTCAAAATCAGATCCCGGTCAGGCTAAATCAGGCAGCCAATTGAACCTCAGCACACAGCCTAGCGAGCTGGCACCTCAACCTCCACCGTCACCACCTCAGCAGCCATCTCTGTCTCCCACTAGCCTCCCGATGCCTATCCCGCCTCCGCCCTCCTCATCTTCGGTCCCGCCTCCGGCCGGGGTGGGGATGGCCGGCCCGAGCCAGATACAGGCTTCGGCCAGTGCCAAACTCCAATACCAGAGACTCCGTTCTGTGCCACAGCCACGAAGGTTCTACTCACCTCACCTGCCACTTAAAGCCAAGAGTCTGTGCTCGCGTCGAGGGTCAGCTCACTTCTCCAGTCTGGAGAGCGAGGTATGA
- the LOC125975625 gene encoding glutamate receptor ionotropic, NMDA 2D isoform X2 produces MVAIPTLSLLLVLAEWRGPADASPHLLLRPSPREREAGAMMNFNIAVIHAGATVQAEAALAGLAGRALYPGFGRVYGSLGESVVTQWGSANVIWLQVNDSSPKTVLSQLCELLAARPLQGLVYEEERPPRTAWGPLAPMLEFVSAQTGLPIVAVGGGAGLGRMPQESGSIFLQFSSSTALQLEVIFEVLEEYDWTAFSVVSTRHHGYQEFLSVVEGLTDGSFIGWEKKSVVVLNVTDDPGGARTRRLLKENEAQVRLLYCSQEEAELVFRAAWAAGQAGASHMWFAVGPALSGLGMESLPRALFAVRPQGWKDEPRRRIARGVSVLTHGAVAMRKDYGTTGGPNFVTNCATDANQTQRMRGRMRYFSNITLGGRDYSFDADGYLANPFLDVISWTPGTGWEDVGSWENGVLRLRYPAWSRYGPFLKPPDDAQHLHVVTLEERPFVIVELADAASGTCIRDSVPCRRPLNVSANHEGAAPVKQCCKGFCIDILKRLAKIVGFTYDLYLVTNGKHGKKIDGVWNGMIGEVVYKRADMAIGSLTINEERSEVVDFSVPFVETGISVMVSRSNGTVSPSAFLEPYSPAVWVMMFVMCLTVVAVTVFIFEFFSPVGYNRSLQNGKKAGGSTFTIGKSVWLLWAIVFNNSVPVENPRGTTSKIMVLIWAFFAVIFLASYTANLAAFMIQEEYIDTVSGLSDKKFQHPEEQYPPLKFGTVPNGSTEKNIRSNYPDMHQYMGKYNQRGVEDAILNLKTGKLDAFIYDAAVLNYMARKDEGCKVMTIGSGKVFATTGYGIALHKNSRWKRPLDLALLQLVGDDEIEMLERLWLSAYWCLPGSTWSTGSCAIAWPPAQANWISF; encoded by the exons ATGGTGGCcataccgactctctctctcctcctggTGCTGGCGGAGTGGAGAGGCCCGGCGGACGCCTCCCCGCATCTGCTGCTGCGGCCCAGCCCGCGGGAGCGCGAGGCGGGGGCAATGATGAACTTCAACATCGCCGTCATCCACGCTGGCGCCACCGTGCAAGCCGAGGCGGCCCTGGCCGGGCTGGCGGGACGGGCGCTGTACCCCGGCTTTGGCCGGGTGTACGGCTCCCTGGGGGAGAGCGTGGTCACCCAGTGGGGCTCCGCCAACGTCATCTGGCTACAG GTGAACGACAGCAGCCCTAAGACGGTGCTGTCCCAGCTGTGTGAGCTGCTGGCTGCGCGGCCCCTACAGGGTCTGGTCTATGAAGAGGAGAGGCCCCCGCGCACGGCCTGGGGTCCGCTGGCCCCCATGCTGGAGTTTGTGTCGGCGCAAACGGGACTGCCCATAGTGGCTGTAGGAGGGGGAGCGGGGCTGGGGAGGATGCCACAG GAATCGGGTTCCATCTTTCTCCAGTTCAGCTCCTCCACGGCCCTCCAACTGGAGGTCATATTTGAGGTGTTGGAGGAATACGACTGGACCGCCTTCTCCGTGGTGTCCACACGTCATCACGGTTACCAGGAGTTCCTGTCAGTGGTGGAGGGTCTGACGGACGGCTCGTTCATCGGCTGGGAGAAGAAGAGCGTGGTCGTCCTGAACGTGACAGACGACCCCGGCGGGGCGCGCACGCGCAGGCTGCTGAAGGAGAACGAGGCGCAG GTCCGCCTGCTGTACTGCTCCCAGGAGGAGGCCGAGTTGGTCTTTCGAGCGGCCTGGGCGGCGGGTCAGGCCGGCGCCTCGCACATGTGGTTTGCTGTGGGCCCGGCGCTCTCAGGTTTAGGCATGGAGAGCCTGCCCAGGGCTCTCTTTGCCGTGCGGCCGCAGGGATGGAAGGACGAACCCCGCCGGAGGATCGCCCGAGGCGTGTCGGTGCTGACGCACGGCGCCGTGGCCATGCGCAAGGATTACGGGACCACGGGCGGGCCCAATTTTGTCACCAATTGCGCAACGGATGCCAATCAGACCCAGAGAATGCGGGGCAGGATGAG GTACTTCAGCAACATCACTCTGGGTGGCCGAGATTACTCCTTCGACGCTGACGGATATCTGGCCAACCCCTTCCTGGATGTCATTTCCTGGACACCTGGGACTGGATGGGAAGAT GTAGGCTCGTGGGAGAACGGCGTCCTGAGACTGCGCTACCCGGCATGGTCCCGCTACGGGCCTTTCCTCAAACCTCCGGATGACGCACAGCACCTGCACGTGGTCACGCTGGAGGAACGTCCGTTCGTCATTGTGGAGCTGGCCGACGCGGCGTCCGGAACTTGCATCCGAGACTCTGTGCCCTGCCGGCGGCCCCTCAATGTCAG TGCCAATCACGAGGGAGCGGCTCCCGTCAAGCAATGCTGCAAGGGCTTCTGCATCGACATCCTCAAGAGATTGGCCAAGATCGTCGGCTTCACCTACGACCTTTACCTCGTGACCAACGGGAAGCACGGCAAGAAAATTGATGGCGTTTGGAACGGCATGATCGGAGAG GTGGTGTACAAACGGGCGGACATGGCCATTGGCTCTCTGACTATCAACGAGGAGAGGTCCGAGGTTGTGGATTTCTCCGTCCCTTTTGTGGAAACGGGGATCAGTGTCATGGTCTCCCGTAGCAACGGAACTGTATCACCATCTGCTTTCCTAG AGCCGTACAGCCCAGCAGTGTGGGTGATGATGTTCGTCATGTGCCTGACCGTAGTGGCTGTGACTGTCTTCATCTTTGAGTTCTTCAGTCCCGTGGGCTACAACCGCAGTCTCCAAAATGGCAAGA aggccggaggctCGACTTTCACCATCGGAAAATCTGTGTGGCTTTTATGGGCCATTGTCTTCAATAACTCGGTGCCGGTGGAGAACCCCAGAGGAACGACGAGCAAGATCATGGTGCTGATCTGGGCCTTTTTCGCTGTCATCTTCTTGGCCTCGTACACCGCCAACCTGGCGGCCTTCATGATCCAGGAGGAGTACATCGACACCGTGTCGGGGCTCTCGGACAAGAAG TTTCAGCATCCCGAGGAGCAGTACCCACCACTGAAGTTTGGCACCGTGCCCAACGGCAGCACGGAAAAAAACATCCGCTCCAACTACCCGGACATGCACCAGTACATGGGCAAATACAACCAGAGAGGAGTGGAAGACGCCATTCTCAACCTCAAGACCGG GAAACTGGATGCTTTTATTTACGATGCTGCGGTATTGAACTACATGGCCAGGAAGGACGAAGGTTGTAAG GTGATGACCATAGGCTCGGGGAAGGTTTTTGCCACCACAGGCTACGGTATCGCCCTGCACAAAAATTCACGCTGGAAACGTCCTCTTGACCTGGCCCTTCTGCAGCTGGTGGGAGATG ATGAAATTGAAATGCTGGAGCGCCTTTGGCTGTCAG CCTACTGGTGTTTGCCTGGGAGCACTTGGTCTACTGGAAGTTGCGCCATTGCATGGCCACCAGCTCAGGCAAACTGGATTTCCTTCTAG